The Porites lutea chromosome 9, jaPorLute2.1, whole genome shotgun sequence sequence aggaaaaaaagaaggggAGGCTAAGCTTTCTTATAAAGAAGTTTGGGGGGGTCAGCAGTTTGATCGTGAGGTATATTTTAAGACGGGTCCATTGGCCAAGATAGGTAGTGCTAAATTGTACAATTTTAAGCTATTTTATGCTAATCCTATTGCTTTTTGTATATTCAAAGCACCACTATTTTGTACAACTTAGTCATTTGTATGTGACAGAAATTCTGTTTGAGCTCTAAACTTCAttgtaatttcaaattttagctaaTAAAGAATCCAGACCTATCTGCTCTAATATTTGgtttaactgaattttcttttaacaaaatgCTTGTCACTTCAATAGCCCAAGAAAAACATGATAAAACAACAATGATATGATAAACGTgataaaacaacaagaaagtagTCCGTCAAGTTACAACTGTGGGAAAATCATTTAAAAAGAATTATATTTTGCCCGGTTATTACATTTGCATTCACCATGAAGGCACGATTTGTAAAAATCTATCACGTTtccaatatttaaaaaaaatgaaacttttatgAGTTAATAATACTGGCATGCACACTATACACATAACTTGTCCAGAAGAAGTGGACGAAAAGCTGGACACTGGTCTACGCGATACCGTTATTTTGTAATAGAGTAGGTTAGTTCCATTGTTATACGAAGTAACTAATCATCTTATAATTAGTATGTTACATGCATTTTAGTAATTACATTGAAGAGCTTATAAGAAGAGATGTGAGGTGGtggtgtgtatgtgtgtgtgtgggtgGGTCATCACGTAAATATTGAATAAAGTAGGGGGGCCACTTGCTATTTAAATGGTCTGCAGGGGGGGCCTTACAGAAATTTTGATCTTCCCAACATGTATTTctctcacccccccccccctcccccctctacataaataatgaccggtcccttccGGAGAGTAGAAGGAGCTAAACACTCCATCCCCCCCCCGCACCGAATATACGCTGCAGACGAGGGAAACGATATTTCTTCTCGCGTGTTCTCGCAGTACTACAGAGTGAAACGATCGGCATAGTTATTGCTAGTGAACAATTCTTGCAAGGACTACTTGGACAAACAGCGGTGAGGGAAAGCTGGATCTGGTCGTAGATCAGGATCAGCAAGGTCTTAGAGCTGATactatttgctgatgacactaatatcTTCTATTCGCATACTGATGCTTCCTATCTTATGGAAGTTGtaaatttagaattgaaaaagataacgtgttggttttatacaaataagctatctattaatgttaagaaatctaattttatcatattcagaccgcgacaaaacaggcaaacacttgatttagcttttaatattagtAATCATTCGATTGATCGTGTTAAGGAAGCTACTTTTCTTGGTGTAATTTTAGATGAACATGGAAATCACATATACATAATGTTGCTCGGAAAGTGTCTAAAGCCAtaggtataatttataaatcaagtttttgccttaataattcctccttacggatgctttattttagccttGTCTACCTATACTTATTCTACTGCGTGAGCGTCTGGGCATCGACCTTCCCATCAAACCTCAGAAGATTAATCACACTTCAAAAAACGGGTCGTAAGAATAGTGTCGAGGAGTGCTTTCGATGCTCACACTGaccccttatttaaaaattctgaatcttgagagtatctacaaacttcaaataggaaaatttatgtatcaatacagatctggcttacttccttatagcttcaataacatgtttttggtgacacgccaggtgcattcttatggcactagaagttcagagcatttttatttaccacaatgcaggactaatataagaaagttctccatcagtttccaaggtcctaaattttttttaactctcttaattagttttgaaattagaaatgcaacaagtaccgcttccttttgctgtaagctgaaagcattcctcttatcataaatagtaatttatagatatatacatgtattttttttttcttcctttgctcttttattttcttttgttttttttttctttttgtcatttcgctttttttagcctagaactatgtACGcctatctaatatacttattttaagatttactatagttctgccattgattttcccatgtgtaattatgataatattttgttctaattatctaactgagggggcccattccttataagcccggtggcttctcttggacTTCCTCGCTATGCGAGTTTAATTAagtagattttatttgatttgtacaatttttggcaaacaaaacaataaacaatataaaataacacttaaaattgaaggcaaggctgatcggactgctaaggtttacaaatttatttgcccaatatcTCGACTATacaaaactagtcttcatcaggagctggaaaagctaagtgagaatagaataaacggttacagtgtataaaataacacaaaaataaaaaataaaatgtgattggtggagaaatacaatagacagaaacttgtacaaagaggTTACATGAGAATATGTCAATAGATTAATTTTATCTCCTCTGTCGTCTATGGTTATTGctgtttcttcttcttattattattattattattattattagtattattatcattCATGAATAAGGAAGATCtattccaaaattagctgtataACAGGAAGTCTTCAGTGAAAGAGAAAACCGTTGAATTGCATAGTTTAACAGTTTTCTTTTACACTGGAGAACGGTCATATGCCCGAAACGTCTATTTTTACGACCACTTACTTTTCACACTTTCCGATCAGgggttttgtttctttcattttttcattttttttttttcattttgtttctatATCATTTTTTAAGTCATCTAATAATTTTTTCCCAATGTTGCACCTCTCAAaccaattttccttttttcttgggCATCAGGTCAGGGTAAGGGCACAGCACAAGGAAGAAATACATCGATTTGAACTTAACCAGAGGTTAAAGGCTATCGCCAGTCAAGTAGGAGTAGGTGAGGCTCGCGCGGACGCGCGCGCATAGTTCCTCTCGCGCTACCTATCCATACTGCACTCTGAAACCCGCTTTTTCCCCACTACACATGACTTCATCACCTGCGAAGACACTGAAACCGAAAGAAAGGataaataaacaacaatgaGCAATCAAACAATCTAACCTCGAGCAAGGGGAGCAAGAAAGGAATCGTGTTCCGGTCAGCGGATCGAATTGCATCATCAGATGACTCTGCAAGTGACGTCACACGTCGTTACATCGCCCGGTCGAAAACTGCTGTGTTGTCGCTTCggtaaatttgtgttgttactCAACACGAAAATTTACGATGTCTACTCCCGCTAGAAGACGATTGATGAGGGATTTTAAGAGGTAAAAGTTTCTCTTTGGGTATTAAATTAAATTACTGGTAGTAGGTAGCCAACGTAAGTAACAATAGCGATACAGAACTGAGAGTAAGCGGATCATTAATACGTAGAACGTTCGTGTTGCTAGTTGTTTTTGAGTGACCGtgctttttgtttcaatttgcCAGAATTTCAGACGAGCCCCCAGACGGTGTTAGCGGAGCTCCTTGTGATAACAACATTATGATTTGGAACGCTGTTATCTTCGGGTAAGTATATGACAATAAGCTTACTATGAACTTGAATAGCTAAAACATTTCAATTGCAACGAGTACCGTAAGGGAGCATAAAAGAACCTTTCCAacaattttttgtgtttcttcgcAGACCCAAAGACACACCATTTGAAGACGGTAAGCTGTTCTTTTGGTTTACGTAACTTGCCTTACGTACGTTTGCTTCCTTTATGCGAGGAGAAACAAAGTTGATTAGATAagtttttgtttcgcttttatAGGGACGTTTAAATTACAAATGGAATTTACAGAAGAATACCCCAATAAACCACCGACTGTTAAGTTCATATCAAAGATGTTTCACCCCAACGGTAAGTGAGGGCATGAAGGCTTGCTTAGGGCCATGATATACCTCTCCCTAGATAGTGCATGTTTTGGTGTAAACTTGAACACTCTATTAATTTAGCCATATTCTACTGTAAAGCATTCTTGCATTCTTTCACACCTGATTTAAACTACCCAGAGATGTAATTGCCCGCACAGGGATTTTGCCCAGAAGGTGAAATCCCAAGGAGGCACTCTAGCAGCTTGCGTGTATCTTAAGGGAAAtacttacagttgaaaaaaACAGTCAggatgccagaaaaaatcttgaCAGAGGCCGCATGGAATCGTGGGGTAACGATGACATTTCTATTGTTCGGGCCCGCAAGTAAGAGATGGTTTGGGttacgtaaaacagaaaatcccgaagggaccgattgggtagattttgtgacatttatctTACAGTCAGACTTCGATGCTCTTTTGTGTTACGAGTTATCAGTAACATTGTATGGAGCATCTcatttgaaagttatggacccaAAGACACTCATTAAGTGCAGATGAAGTTGTAAGGTgtgtataactgtgtatatatacacacttggagagtttgccagacatgAGTTtgcaaatctttgattggaaacaatttgccagacactctttctctgtCTTTGAGGGAATAAGCACACTAGCACAACGATGGACAATTACAGAAATTCCCCAacaattaaattctgtgctgacttattccttgctcacagatgtccttctgtAAAGTTTAAAGAAAGACTAGAACGTGCGAGCATGAATTAATGAAACCTTTGAATTTCTTAGGCTTACTTTccttaaaaagtgaaagatatagtgaaaaattccaacttcttattattttttttcatatggTTTACAacaaactattctcgaaaccgagaatgttttgatcaaagctgtgtaaatggAACTGAATCAGTGCATGAAATGttgcgtttcctgtttttatctcacctattgtatggaatatgtgtgaaaatcttgaTTGTggatcggtatatttcaaagagcttcaCAAtgaccaagaatactattgactgACAATGTACAGAGCAGGGGCTGCTGTAGAGTCAAGTATTACTAGTAAATGTCTTACcaacaatgttattttaataCCCTGTGGCTGTGGTTGGTTGCACCAGAGAGCTCAAATCATAATGCTAATTGGCTGGGGCCACACTTGGGGACTGAATTATTTCCAGTTTAGTTATTTAAATGGCCAGcatgaaattttgaatttatgtCATGGACATGATTGCCACCCATGTGTTCAGCGTAATGGAATATGTCGGAAAATCTTGCGCACTCTATAAAAACTTGCCAGAAAAACTAACCAACACCTACCACACAGGCTAATCAAATAAGCGTATTTCAGCGTTGTAGCAAACTTCTTAGCGAGATAATCTAGAGTCAAATGTTACAACTTGCTGGTGGCCTGGCGTGATGCAAAGCAGTGTCTTACATCATACCACCAACAGTCCTTGTTTGGCTTTcttatttcagttttgtttttttggtggTTTTGGCAAGATCTCCTTGGTGTCACTCTACACTAAGGCTTTTGATCAATGATGAAAATCAATGATCAGCACACCATGAACCTGCATTACAGACTTTTTACTGTTAAAAAACAGTTATTTCCATTGAAGCACGGAAGTACCAAAAGTATTGGTAAACCTCTCTGTTCAGATACCTATAGATAGATGGAGGATATTACATGATGGCAACAGAAGATCCATGAAGTTTTTCTTGCCACTCAGACatgaaattcatttcttcaAGCTAGTTATTTGTTTACAGAAGAGAAATGACTCAGACATGGATGTCTCCTTAAAAGCTCCACAGTTGAT is a genomic window containing:
- the LOC140947421 gene encoding ubiquitin-conjugating enzyme E2 A isoform X1 codes for the protein MSTPARRRLMRDFKRISDEPPDGVSGAPCDNNIMIWNAVIFGPKDTPFEDGTFKLQMEFTEEYPNKPPTVKFISKMFHPNVYADGGICLDILQNRWSPTYDVSSILTSIQSLLDEPNPNSPANSLAAQLYQENKREYEKKVIAIVEQSWINA